GCCGATCAGCGACACCTTGCCGATCAGATCGTCGTAGAGGACCTTGGTGAACCCGATCTCCTCCTGGACCGACCGCAGCTTCTCCACCGCGGCCGGACCTGCCGACCGCGGGCAGGTGAAGGTGATGTCGGTCTTGCCGTCCTCGACCTTGGAGGCGTTCTGCAACACCATGTCGATGTTGACGTCGGCATCGGCGACCGCCCGGAACACCTTGGCGGCGTAGCCGGGGACGTCGGGGATACCGACGACGGTGACCCGCGCCTCGGTGCGGTCGTGGGCGACTCCGGTCAGGATGGCATCTTCCATGGGAATGTCCTCTATCGAGCCGGTCACCACAGTGCCGGGCTTGTCCGAATACGACGAGCGGACGTGGATGGGAACGTTGTAGCGGCGGGCGTACTCCACGCACCGCAGCATCAACACCTTGGCCCCGGCCGCGGCCATCTCGAGCATCTCCTCGAACGTGACCTTGTCGAGGTGACGGGCGTTGGGCACGATCCGCGGGTCGGCGGTGAAGATGCCGTCGACGTCGCTGTAGATCTCGCACACGTCGGCACCCAGCGCCGCGGCCAGCGCGACCGCGGTGGTGTCCGACCCGCCGCGGCCCAGGGTGGTGACGTCCTTGCTGTCCTGGCTGACCCCCTGGAACCCGGCGACCAGCACGATCAGCCCCTCGTCGAGGGCCTGGCGCAGCCGGCCCGGGGTGACGTCGATGATCTTGGCGTTGCCGTGGGTGCCGGTGGTGATCACGCCGGCCTGCGACCCGGTGAACGACATCGCCCGCGCCCCGAGCGAGTCGATGGCCATCGCCACCAGCGCGTTGGAGATCCGCTCACCGGCGGTCAGCAGCATGTCCAGCTCCCGCGGCGGCGGGGCCGGGCACACCTGCTTGGCCAGATCGAGCAGGTCGTCGGTGGTGTCACCCATCGCCGAGCAGACCACGACGACGTCGTGGCCGGCCTTCTTGGTTTCGACGATGCGCTCGGCGACGCGGCGAATCCGCTCAGCGTCGGACAACGAGGATCCGCCGTACTTCTGGACGACGAGCGCCACGGAACAAACCTCTCAGCTGGTGGATGGGATCCCACCCAGGATAAGGGGTGTCCGCACCCGCATTTTCGGCCACGGCCTGCCGCCTGCGCAGCACCGGCACGCCGGTGTGATGCGGCTAACTCCGCGGGGCCCGGATGTCGTTGCCGCCCAGCCCGCTAACCAGCCCCGGCTCCTATCCGCCGCAAGCGGAGGAGAGCTCCTTGAGCTTGGCCATCAGCTGGTCGTTGATCGCGGTCATCTCGAAGTAGGCCGGCGGAGGCGGCGCGCCGGGCGCCCGCGTCTGGACCTGCACCCGCACCGCGTCCATCTGGTCGACGAACCGGTGGGCCAGCTCGGCGACCTGCACGCTGGTCGCCAACAGGTTGGGGTCGGTGACCTTGTTGGCCCGCTCGGTCACCCCGTCCGCCCAGGCCCGGTAGGCGGCCACGTCGGCGACGGTGGGAATGCCCTCGCCCGAGCCGTCGCCGATCTGCTCGCTCTGCTGCTGGTTGTAGGCGAGCAGGTCCTGGACCGGTGCGCACTCGGCCGGCGGCCGCTTCACCCAGCTGTAGACCAGGGCCACCAGGACCACGACCACCACACCGATGGCGACCCACCATCGTCGATCAAGTCTCACCACCTGCACTTTAGCCAGCCGCCTTCATTTGTTAACCGGCCCGCAACATCCGGCGCCTGTCTACGTAACAGAAACATTGATTACTGACAGTGAACGGTCCGCGGGGCCGTAACTCGTCAGGAGGTGGTTAATGGACACTGGGACCACAGCTTTCATGCTGAGCTGCATCATCGCGCTCACGCTGATGATCCCCGGGCTCGCGCTGTTCTACGGCGGCATGGTGTCGGTCAAGAGCTCGCTCAACATGATGATGATGACCTTCAGCGCCGCCGCCCTGGTCGGCGTCCTCTGGGTCTTGTTCGGCTTCTCGATGGTGTTCGGCACCTCGTACGGCGGCCTGATCGGCAACGTCACCGAGTTCGCCGGCCTACGGGATCTGGCCGAGGCCATGACCACCGTCGACGGCCTTCCGGTCAGCCTGTTCGCGCTCTTCCAGGCGTTGTTCGCGGCCATCACCGTCGCCCTGGTCTCCGGCGCGGCGGCCGACCGGATGAAGTTCAGCGCCTGGATGGTGTTCGCCGGGGTGTGGGCGGTGCTGGTCTACTTCCCGGCCGCGCACTGGGTGTTCGCCTTCGACGGGGTGGTCACCGAGAACTCGGTCGGCGGCTGGATCGCCAACAAGCTCGGCGCCCTGGACTTCGCCGGTGGTACGGCGGTGCACATCAACGCCGGTGCGGCCGCGCTGGCGGTGGCGATCGTGCTCGGCAAGTCGGTCTGGTTCGGCAGCCGCAAACCGCACAACGTCCCGCTGACGCTGCTGGGCGCGGGTCTGCTGTGGGCCGGCTGGTACGCGTTCAACGGCGGTTCGGCGCTGGCGGCCGGCACCTCGGCGTCGATCGTGATGGTCACCACCTTCGTCTGCACCTGCTCGGCGGTGCTGGCCTGGCTGGCCGTCGAGAAGATCAAGACCGGCCACGTCACCGGTGTCGGCGCGGCATCGGGTGCCATCACCGGCCTGGTCGCGATCACCCCGGCCTGCGGTTCGGTCACCCCGGTCGGCGCGATCTTCGTCGGCCTCATCTCGGGCGCGATCTGCGTGTACGCCGTCGGCCTCAAGGAGCGCTTCGGCTACGACGACAGCCTCGACGTGGTCGGCGTGCACCTGGTCGGCGGGTTGGTCGGCACCCTGCTGATCGGCTTCTTCGCCAGCGAGACCATGCCGGGCGGTGTCAACGGCCTGCTCTACGGCGGCGGCATCGACCAGCTGTGGCGCCAGGCGGTCGCCGCGGGTGCGGTGATGATCTACTCCTTCGTCGTCGCCTACCTCATCGCGCTCGCCATCAAGAAGACGATGGGCATCCGCATCTCGCCCGAGGAAGAGGAACAGGGCATCGACGCCAAGTTCCACGGCGACTGGGCCTACGAGTTGCAGTCCGCCTGACCGCTCCCCGCGGCCGGCGCGGCTGCCCCCGGGCCCGCGCCGGCCCACCCTCTCACGTCGAGTTTCCCCACGCGATTCACCGATTCATCAATCAAGACAAGGGTTTTCGATATGTCCACTGATCTCGCCACCGCACCGGTCAAGTCCACAGATCTGGCCACCCTCGCCCAGGAGTCGAACACCAGGTTCATCCTGGCGCTGTTCGTCGACCTGCGCGGAAAGCCTTGCGCCAAGCTGGTTCCCGTCGAGGCCGTCGACCTGCTCGCCACCGAGGGAGTGGGCTTCGCCGGCTACGCCGTCGGCGCTATGGGCCAGGAACCCAAGGACCCCGACCTGATGGCCATGCCGGATCCGGCGTCGTTCACCCCGATCCCGTTCATCAAGGAGGGGCTGGCGATCGTGCACTGCGACCCGCACGTCGACGGCAAACCGTGGGCGTACGCGCCGCGGGTCATCCTCAAGGCGCTGATCCAGCGCGCCGCCGACGCCGGCTACGAGCCCTGGGTCGGCGCCGAGGTGGAGTACTTCCTGCTGCGCCGCACCCCCGACGGCGGGGTGTGCACCGCCGACGAGGCCGACACCGCACCGCAGCCGTGCTACGACGCGCGCGGTGTGACCCGGATGTACGACCACCTCACCGCGATCTCGACCGCGATGAACACGCTCGGCTGGTCGAACTACGCCAACGACCACGAGGACGCCAACGGTCAGTTCGAGCAGAACTTCGAGTTCGCCGACGCACTGACCACCGCCGACCGGGTGGTCACCCTGCGCTACCTGCTGTCGACCATCGCCGCCGAACGCGGC
The window above is part of the Mycolicibacterium hassiacum DSM 44199 genome. Proteins encoded here:
- a CDS encoding aspartate kinase, whose protein sequence is MALVVQKYGGSSLSDAERIRRVAERIVETKKAGHDVVVVCSAMGDTTDDLLDLAKQVCPAPPPRELDMLLTAGERISNALVAMAIDSLGARAMSFTGSQAGVITTGTHGNAKIIDVTPGRLRQALDEGLIVLVAGFQGVSQDSKDVTTLGRGGSDTTAVALAAALGADVCEIYSDVDGIFTADPRIVPNARHLDKVTFEEMLEMAAAGAKVLMLRCVEYARRYNVPIHVRSSYSDKPGTVVTGSIEDIPMEDAILTGVAHDRTEARVTVVGIPDVPGYAAKVFRAVADADVNIDMVLQNASKVEDGKTDITFTCPRSAGPAAVEKLRSVQEEIGFTKVLYDDLIGKVSLIGAGMRSHPGVTAKFCEALADAGVNIDLISTSEIRISVLVKDTEVDKAVKAIHDAFGLGGDEEAIVYAGTGR
- a CDS encoding ammonium transporter, producing the protein MDTGTTAFMLSCIIALTLMIPGLALFYGGMVSVKSSLNMMMMTFSAAALVGVLWVLFGFSMVFGTSYGGLIGNVTEFAGLRDLAEAMTTVDGLPVSLFALFQALFAAITVALVSGAAADRMKFSAWMVFAGVWAVLVYFPAAHWVFAFDGVVTENSVGGWIANKLGALDFAGGTAVHINAGAAALAVAIVLGKSVWFGSRKPHNVPLTLLGAGLLWAGWYAFNGGSALAAGTSASIVMVTTFVCTCSAVLAWLAVEKIKTGHVTGVGAASGAITGLVAITPACGSVTPVGAIFVGLISGAICVYAVGLKERFGYDDSLDVVGVHLVGGLVGTLLIGFFASETMPGGVNGLLYGGGIDQLWRQAVAAGAVMIYSFVVAYLIALAIKKTMGIRISPEEEEQGIDAKFHGDWAYELQSA
- the glnT gene encoding type III glutamate--ammonia ligase, translating into MSTDLATAPVKSTDLATLAQESNTRFILALFVDLRGKPCAKLVPVEAVDLLATEGVGFAGYAVGAMGQEPKDPDLMAMPDPASFTPIPFIKEGLAIVHCDPHVDGKPWAYAPRVILKALIQRAADAGYEPWVGAEVEYFLLRRTPDGGVCTADEADTAPQPCYDARGVTRMYDHLTAISTAMNTLGWSNYANDHEDANGQFEQNFEFADALTTADRVVTLRYLLSTIAAERGMIATFMPKPFADRTGSGLHLHLSLTSGGTPVFPAGDGVPDERGLGLSATAYSFLGGILEHACALQAVVAPTVNSYKRTRATSTASGASWSPNRPSYGGNDRTHYIRVPDAQRIELRGGDGSANPYLAIAAALGAGLDGIKRSVDPGAVGAQDRPPLPPTLLHAVDELETDPVISGVLDAVGEGVARYFANLKRDEFFAYHSAVTQWEIDNYLTAF